Proteins encoded in a region of the Candidatus Margulisiibacteriota bacterium genome:
- the ileS gene encoding isoleucine--tRNA ligase → MEKTFKDTLNLPHTDMPMKAGLINIESSILESWEKNDIYKKRLEENKNNNSFILHDGPPYPNGNIHLGHALNKILKDIVVKYHLMKGDYTPFIPGWDCHGLPIETQMLKELKKDKSYLSDRKEAGGEVVFRNQCKEYALRYVDMQKEQFRKMGVFGDFDNPYLTLTPEYERGVIELFGKMAEKGVIYQGRKPIHWCMNCTTALAEAEIEYADEKSPSIYVKFTLEKEIDGHKDVSLIVWTTTPWTLPANVAVAVSPVFEYVLFEAKGEKFICVEELLPKIQEVMEWDSVKILTHYKGEQLVGLKYSHPFINEIFPIISADFVSNEDGSGLVHIAPGHGHEDYIAGLKFNLPVVMPVDDKGVFTEEAGKYQGMKVFDANKEIVQDMEASGKLLKMQWVKHSYPHCWRCQSSVIFRATEQWFVRMDGDYGLRGKALKKIAEINKNNGWIPGWGEKRIRGMVEGRPDWCISRQRSWGIPIPVFYCEKCNEPHYTGIFNQAVAEMVGKEGTNAWFTKTAEQILPKGTNCTKCGNQTFYKDTNIMDVWLESGASHEAVIRTREELSYPADLYLEGSDQHRGWFQSSLLTSVAAYDKAPYKQVLTHGFTIDEKGQKMSKSKGNVIDPLKVVGIHGVDILRLWVSSTDFRNDVALSENIISQIKDAFSKIRNTLRFMISNFYDFDPSKDALEEKDLLPLDKYIVAEFKGVICEADKAYDTYFFHQIYRKIYEFCVGQLSSFYLDIQKDNLYCNATNSKQRRSAQTAMYLMSLDMVKILAPILSFSMEDIYKYLPIANKKESVLLEMIPNGIAGPELLDKDVQKIRDMIAGGVRPLINIELEKARKDKVIGSSLDAKVVLYTAKDITAKDIMEIMVLSQVEVKKIKGDDKVEVFSAEGDKCERCWKYATLSNNGLCPRCEEVVNG, encoded by the coding sequence ATGATGGACCACCATACCCTAATGGAAACATTCATTTGGGACATGCCCTAAATAAGATTCTTAAAGATATTGTTGTTAAATATCACTTAATGAAAGGCGATTATACTCCTTTTATTCCTGGCTGGGATTGCCATGGTCTCCCCATCGAAACTCAAATGCTTAAAGAATTAAAGAAAGATAAGTCTTATCTTTCTGACAGGAAAGAGGCTGGGGGCGAGGTTGTTTTTAGAAACCAGTGTAAGGAATATGCTCTTAGGTATGTAGATATGCAAAAAGAGCAATTTCGTAAAATGGGTGTTTTTGGCGATTTTGATAATCCTTATTTAACGCTGACACCAGAGTATGAGCGTGGAGTAATCGAACTTTTTGGCAAAATGGCAGAAAAGGGAGTTATTTACCAAGGTAGAAAGCCAATCCATTGGTGTATGAATTGTACTACTGCATTAGCAGAAGCGGAAATTGAGTATGCTGATGAGAAGTCGCCTTCTATTTATGTGAAGTTTACATTAGAAAAAGAAATTGATGGTCACAAAGATGTCTCTTTGATTGTTTGGACAACTACTCCTTGGACATTGCCTGCCAATGTGGCCGTGGCAGTTAGTCCTGTTTTTGAGTATGTCTTATTTGAAGCAAAGGGAGAAAAGTTTATTTGTGTTGAAGAGTTGTTGCCGAAGATACAAGAAGTTATGGAGTGGGATAGTGTAAAAATTCTTACTCACTATAAAGGAGAACAGTTAGTAGGGCTTAAGTATTCTCATCCATTTATTAATGAGATTTTCCCTATCATCTCTGCTGATTTCGTATCCAATGAAGATGGTTCCGGTCTTGTGCATATTGCCCCAGGACATGGTCATGAGGACTATATAGCTGGTTTAAAGTTTAACTTACCCGTAGTTATGCCTGTTGATGATAAGGGCGTGTTTACTGAGGAAGCAGGAAAATATCAAGGCATGAAAGTTTTTGATGCTAATAAAGAAATAGTCCAAGATATGGAAGCCTCAGGTAAGCTGCTGAAGATGCAGTGGGTAAAGCATTCTTATCCTCATTGCTGGAGATGTCAGAGTTCTGTTATTTTTAGAGCAACTGAGCAGTGGTTTGTTCGAATGGATGGTGATTATGGCCTTAGAGGTAAAGCTCTAAAGAAAATAGCTGAGATTAATAAAAACAATGGTTGGATACCAGGATGGGGCGAGAAGCGTATTAGAGGAATGGTAGAAGGTAGACCAGACTGGTGTATTTCTAGACAAAGAAGTTGGGGTATACCTATTCCTGTTTTTTATTGTGAGAAATGTAACGAACCTCACTATACAGGTATTTTTAATCAAGCTGTTGCTGAGATGGTTGGCAAAGAAGGAACAAACGCTTGGTTTACTAAGACAGCAGAGCAGATTCTTCCAAAAGGCACCAACTGTACTAAATGTGGCAATCAGACCTTTTACAAAGATACAAATATTATGGATGTTTGGTTAGAGTCAGGGGCTTCTCATGAGGCTGTAATTAGAACAAGAGAGGAATTGTCTTATCCTGCCGACCTTTATTTAGAAGGAAGCGATCAACATCGTGGCTGGTTCCAATCATCGCTGTTAACTTCAGTAGCTGCATACGATAAAGCGCCATATAAGCAAGTTTTAACTCATGGATTTACAATAGATGAAAAAGGTCAAAAGATGAGCAAGTCTAAGGGCAATGTAATAGATCCATTAAAAGTTGTTGGTATACATGGTGTGGATATCCTTCGGTTATGGGTTAGTTCTACTGATTTTAGAAATGACGTAGCTTTATCTGAAAACATTATTAGTCAGATAAAAGATGCTTTCTCTAAAATTAGAAACACCTTAAGGTTTATGATCAGTAATTTTTATGATTTTGATCCCAGTAAAGATGCCTTAGAAGAGAAGGATTTGTTGCCATTAGATAAATATATTGTGGCGGAATTTAAGGGTGTTATTTGTGAAGCTGACAAGGCTTACGATACTTATTTCTTTCATCAGATATATAGAAAGATATATGAGTTTTGTGTTGGACAACTAAGCTCTTTCTATTTAGATATTCAAAAAGATAATCTGTATTGTAATGCTACTAATTCTAAGCAGAGAAGATCCGCACAGACAGCGATGTATTTAATGTCACTTGATATGGTGAAAATATTAGCGCCTATTTTGAGTTTCTCAATGGAGGATATTTATAAATACCTGCCAATTGCCAATAAAAAAGAGTCTGTTTTACTAGAAATGATTCCTAATGGTATTGCTGGGCCTGAACTTTTGGATAAAGATGTTCAAAAAATTAGGGACATGATAGCTGGTGGTGTTCGTCCTCTAATTAATATTGAGTTAGAGAAAGCAAGGAAAGACAAAGTAATTGGTAGTTCTTTAGATGCCAAAGTTGTTTTGTATACAGCAAAAGACATTACAGCGAAAGATATCATGGAAATCATGGTGTTGAGTCAGGTAGAAGTGAAGAAAATCAAAGGGGATGACAAGGTAGAAGTCTTTAGCGCTGAGGGGGACAAGTGTGAACGTTGTTGGAAGTACGCCACATTAAGTAACAATGGTCTCTGTCCAAGGTGTGAAGAAGTCGTAAATGGCTAA
- a CDS encoding LCP family protein, whose translation MANKGVFAKKNSISSKVIIAYVASFFVTIIVGFYFGLLVSQWNFINFLLHVLPQTQVSPADNILVLGIDDVKGIGRSDTIMVVNVNRATKKIGLLSIPRDSRVNIKGHGLDKINHAYAYGGINLVKETLTELLQTPIKYHVVLKLGGVKDIINEIGGVDIDVQKRMYYMDKAGDLYIDFKPGQQEMNGEQATSFLRFRHDEKGDIGRIGRQQQFIKAVISKMLMPQNLVKLPKLISEKEKYVDTNLSVGQMLGLAVEFKDSLESGKLNVNTLPGAIMLVDGLYYWRIDLASATKMIDETLHGFNEINIVKKEVASSNIKLANKNFGKPKMFTLVEIKKFMPEEKTAINDNIFEKGLTISVEVLNGNGVTGSAAVVAELLKKRGVVVARVENGAHFQYENTVLVDWKGKTSESLRLAKAMNINPANIIMYSLPAKTIDMCLVLGKDWEKLTGVKTQ comes from the coding sequence ATGGCTAATAAAGGAGTTTTTGCAAAGAAAAACAGCATTAGCTCAAAAGTAATAATTGCTTATGTGGCTTCTTTCTTTGTTACCATAATTGTTGGTTTTTATTTTGGTCTATTAGTAAGCCAGTGGAATTTTATAAATTTTTTGCTTCATGTATTACCTCAAACACAAGTGAGTCCAGCAGATAATATTCTAGTACTTGGTATCGATGACGTGAAAGGAATTGGTCGTTCAGATACTATAATGGTTGTGAATGTTAATAGAGCTACAAAAAAGATTGGACTTCTTTCAATTCCCAGAGACTCAAGAGTCAACATAAAAGGGCATGGATTAGATAAAATTAATCATGCCTATGCATATGGAGGCATTAACTTAGTTAAGGAAACGTTAACTGAACTTTTGCAAACTCCGATAAAGTATCATGTTGTTTTAAAGTTGGGTGGGGTAAAGGATATTATTAATGAAATAGGTGGCGTTGATATTGATGTGCAAAAGCGCATGTATTACATGGATAAGGCAGGAGATTTGTATATAGATTTTAAGCCAGGTCAGCAGGAAATGAATGGCGAGCAAGCTACTTCTTTTTTGAGGTTTAGACACGATGAAAAGGGAGATATTGGAAGAATAGGACGACAACAACAGTTTATTAAAGCAGTGATTAGTAAAATGTTAATGCCTCAAAATTTAGTAAAGTTACCTAAACTTATTTCAGAAAAAGAGAAATATGTGGATACTAATTTGTCGGTTGGGCAGATGTTAGGATTGGCAGTTGAGTTTAAAGATAGTTTAGAAAGTGGCAAATTGAATGTTAATACGCTGCCGGGTGCAATCATGTTAGTTGATGGTTTATATTATTGGAGAATTGATTTAGCTTCTGCTACTAAGATGATTGACGAAACATTACACGGATTTAATGAAATAAATATTGTTAAAAAAGAAGTAGCTTCATCAAACATTAAATTGGCTAACAAGAATTTTGGTAAACCAAAAATGTTTACACTTGTTGAGATAAAGAAATTCATGCCAGAAGAAAAGACGGCTATTAATGATAATATTTTTGAAAAAGGGCTTACCATAAGTGTTGAAGTTTTAAATGGTAATGGTGTAACTGGCTCAGCAGCAGTTGTTGCAGAGTTATTAAAAAAGAGGGGCGTTGTTGTTGCAAGGGTTGAGAACGGAGCACATTTCCAATATGAAAATACAGTGCTAGTCGACTGGAAGGGCAAGACAAGCGAGTCTTTAAGATTAGCTAAAGCAATGAATATTAATCCTGCAAATATAATCATGTATAGCTTACCAGCCAAAACAATCGACATGTGTTTGGTTTTGGGTAAGGATTGGGAAAAGTTAACTGGGGTTAAAACTCAATAA